One Methanomassiliicoccales archaeon genomic window carries:
- a CDS encoding TIGR04190 family B12-binding domain/radical SAM domain protein, translating into MSKEDIIFLHAPSVYDFRKEFLFYGPVSDMVPSTPVFEMYPFGFTTMAAHLAKNGHKVRIINLASMMLNHRKLDVEKLIAKLDSKVFGIDLHWLPHAHGALEIANLVKKHHPDAKVLMGGFSATYYHEELLTYPQVDMILKGDSTEIPLQQLMEALKNGTPLEKVENLSWKENGQHHHNPITFVPEDLDYQDVDYGWIVRSVIKHRDLEGHKPFKDWDRYPITMVFSIKGCHLQCTVCGGSCPAMHKFLNRKKPAFRSPEKLAQDVHNIQQYIKAPTFIVGDPRRGGKQYMERFFAEVKRLKVTNPLVFEFFTPPDEEFYKLASTHTKGFSVEISPDSHDPMVREALGRKYSNQELEESIRNALKYGAERFDVFFMIGLPQQTRESAVKSAEYAKELYLVANKDPRLCVFISPLAPFLDPGSMAFEDPEKYGYISLARTLEEHRVRLPSPSWKYVLSYETKWMTRDDIAEVSYEAADAINKARFDCGLITREELDYRLQRSKEAADMMKRVDMAVAIEDPEERRKEFQELQRRSEELMESTITHKREMEWASKGLIRSIPRALISMIRGV; encoded by the coding sequence ATGAGCAAAGAGGACATCATTTTCCTGCACGCACCGAGCGTTTACGATTTTCGCAAGGAGTTCCTGTTCTACGGACCGGTGAGCGACATGGTCCCGTCCACCCCGGTCTTCGAGATGTACCCGTTCGGTTTCACCACCATGGCCGCGCATCTGGCCAAGAACGGTCACAAGGTGCGGATCATCAACCTGGCCAGCATGATGCTGAACCACCGAAAGCTGGACGTGGAGAAGCTCATAGCCAAGCTGGACTCCAAGGTCTTCGGCATCGATCTGCACTGGCTGCCCCACGCCCACGGCGCCTTGGAGATAGCCAATCTGGTCAAGAAGCATCACCCTGACGCGAAGGTGCTCATGGGGGGATTCTCTGCCACCTACTACCACGAGGAACTTCTCACCTACCCCCAGGTGGACATGATCTTAAAGGGCGATTCGACCGAGATCCCATTGCAGCAGCTCATGGAGGCACTGAAGAACGGCACGCCATTGGAGAAGGTGGAGAACCTCAGCTGGAAGGAGAACGGCCAGCATCACCACAACCCCATCACCTTCGTCCCTGAGGACCTGGATTACCAGGATGTGGATTACGGCTGGATCGTGCGCTCGGTCATCAAGCACCGCGATCTGGAAGGTCATAAGCCGTTCAAGGACTGGGACCGCTACCCCATCACCATGGTCTTCTCCATCAAGGGCTGCCACCTTCAATGCACGGTGTGCGGCGGCTCTTGCCCGGCCATGCACAAGTTCCTCAACCGAAAGAAGCCGGCGTTCCGCTCCCCGGAGAAACTTGCGCAGGACGTTCACAACATTCAACAGTACATCAAGGCGCCCACCTTCATCGTGGGCGACCCCAGGCGCGGTGGCAAGCAGTATATGGAACGATTCTTCGCTGAGGTCAAGCGCCTGAAGGTCACCAATCCGCTGGTCTTCGAGTTCTTCACCCCTCCGGATGAGGAGTTCTACAAATTGGCGAGCACCCACACCAAGGGTTTCTCGGTGGAGATATCGCCGGACTCGCACGACCCGATGGTGCGTGAGGCCCTGGGACGAAAGTACTCCAATCAGGAGCTGGAGGAATCGATAAGAAACGCCCTGAAGTACGGCGCGGAACGATTCGATGTCTTTTTCATGATCGGCCTGCCGCAGCAGACCAGGGAATCAGCGGTCAAGAGCGCCGAGTACGCCAAGGAGCTGTATCTGGTGGCGAACAAGGATCCCCGGCTTTGCGTGTTCATCTCCCCATTGGCACCTTTCCTGGACCCCGGCTCCATGGCCTTTGAGGACCCGGAAAAGTATGGTTACATATCATTGGCCCGCACCTTGGAAGAGCATCGGGTCCGACTGCCCTCCCCCAGCTGGAAGTACGTGCTGTCCTATGAGACCAAATGGATGACCCGGGACGATATCGCCGAGGTGAGCTACGAGGCGGCCGATGCCATAAACAAGGCCCGCTTCGATTGCGGGCTCATCACCCGGGAGGAGCTGGACTATCGCCTGCAGCGCTCCAAGGAGGCGGCGGATATGATGAAGAGGGTCGACATGGCCGTGGCCATAGAAGATCCGGAGGAGCGCAGGAAGGAGTTCCAGGAGCTGCAAAGGCGTTCCGAGGAACTGATGGAGAGCACCATCACACATAAGCGGGAGATGGAATGGGCGTCTAAGGGGCTGATCCGCAGCATCCCTCGCGCGCTCATCTCCATGATACGCGGTGTCTAA
- a CDS encoding carboxypeptidase-like regulatory domain-containing protein, translated as MFLLLSTTLCVFATGTAVADSDSTLASVSGKVVDADGTGLAGITVELENGTSVISDAQGGFAIMVTPGEHTLTFSGPGINSRDVMISTDSSGLAMGNVWTTESNDAMDMTVPIVLSVVGLLVVLLLVMIWRKKKK; from the coding sequence ATGTTCTTATTATTGTCGACCACACTATGCGTGTTCGCCACCGGTACGGCCGTAGCTGATTCGGACAGTACTTTGGCTTCCGTGAGCGGAAAGGTGGTAGACGCAGATGGGACCGGCCTAGCAGGAATTACCGTGGAATTGGAAAATGGTACCTCGGTGATCTCGGACGCACAGGGTGGGTTTGCCATCATGGTCACCCCCGGGGAACATACCTTGACCTTCAGTGGCCCGGGTATCAACTCCAGAGATGTAATGATAAGCACCGATAGTTCCGGATTGGCCATGGGTAATGTCTGGACCACCGAATCGAACGATGCCATGGACATGACCGTTCCGATCGTGCTCAGCGTCGTAGGATTGCTGGTCGTGCTTCTGCTGGTAATGATCTGGCGGAAAAAGAAGAAATAG
- a CDS encoding DUF2797 domain-containing protein has translation MFETADAILRRQRLMAYAGHAISWEWEGFQPKLVIFDFKKNGIEEGASAEFHPGDHLDLTVSEARRCVGSFNENGHQPCPMRREVIGQYDQCPMCASSWIPVQNCIFEPACDGVNTDCPGGKICAREHRVYAAFYGDMIKVGMTLSSRFMERAIEQGADAIAQLGIYPNRLEARKAENVLSKALKATQWVRRNAFLKAQGRRIDRDAYQEMLDRALSSVNGDLIRPTGVRSLTDYPLPPLDLSRARFDTLPGHHRGEVLGCKGKFLVYRNKWGEILLLAMSSLPSRLVTLDQGNHNKA, from the coding sequence GTGTTCGAGACCGCGGACGCCATCCTGCGGCGTCAGAGACTGATGGCCTATGCCGGCCACGCCATCTCCTGGGAATGGGAGGGTTTCCAGCCAAAGCTGGTGATCTTCGATTTTAAAAAGAACGGGATAGAGGAGGGTGCGTCCGCCGAGTTCCATCCAGGAGATCATCTGGACCTTACGGTATCCGAGGCTCGCCGCTGCGTCGGTTCGTTCAACGAGAACGGCCATCAACCCTGCCCCATGCGTCGCGAGGTCATAGGACAGTACGACCAATGCCCGATGTGCGCCTCCTCCTGGATACCGGTGCAGAACTGTATCTTCGAACCGGCATGCGATGGCGTGAACACGGATTGTCCAGGGGGAAAGATATGCGCCCGGGAGCATCGCGTCTACGCCGCGTTCTATGGGGACATGATCAAGGTGGGCATGACCCTCTCCTCCCGGTTCATGGAAAGAGCCATAGAGCAGGGTGCGGACGCTATTGCTCAGCTAGGCATATACCCCAATAGATTGGAGGCTAGGAAGGCTGAGAACGTCCTTTCCAAGGCTTTGAAGGCCACACAATGGGTCCGCCGCAATGCGTTCCTGAAGGCCCAAGGACGAAGGATCGACCGCGATGCCTACCAAGAGATGCTCGATCGTGCACTTTCCTCGGTGAACGGTGATCTGATCAGACCGACCGGGGTACGATCGCTGACCGATTACCCCCTGCCACCATTGGACCTGTCCCGGGCGCGGTTCGATACGCTCCCTGGCCACCATCGCGGCGAGGTCCTCGGTTGCAAAGGCAAATTCCTCGTCTACAGGAACAAATGGGGAGAAATATTGCTGCTGGCCATGTCATCCCTCCCTTCCAGACTCGTGACCCTGGACCAGGGAAACCATAATAAAGCCTAA
- the uppS gene encoding polyprenyl diphosphate synthase — protein MSNEITRVIANTAYQTYEKRLLKEVMEGEIPGHVAIIMDGNRRFAMEIGLIAHEGHVKGKEKLEEVMEWCLEMGIKVLTVYAFSTENLDRDAVEVHYLMDLFEENFLILAEDQRIHKHKIKVTVLGQRELLPERVIRSIEVAEERTKNYDHYYYNIALAYGSRQEMISAIRRIATKVKEGELEVDDINEQMFSSFLYTADFPDPDLVLRTSGEERVSNFLLWQLAYSELYFTDVFWPGFRKVDFLRAIRTFQARKRRFGK, from the coding sequence ATGTCCAATGAAATCACCCGAGTGATCGCCAACACCGCTTACCAGACATACGAGAAGCGGCTTTTAAAGGAGGTCATGGAGGGCGAGATCCCTGGACATGTGGCTATAATCATGGACGGGAACCGGCGCTTCGCCATGGAGATAGGGCTGATCGCCCACGAAGGCCACGTCAAGGGAAAGGAGAAGCTCGAGGAGGTCATGGAGTGGTGCCTGGAAATGGGCATCAAGGTGTTGACGGTGTATGCGTTCTCCACCGAGAACCTCGACCGTGACGCGGTGGAGGTGCATTACCTGATGGACCTGTTCGAGGAGAACTTCCTCATACTGGCAGAGGACCAACGCATCCACAAGCATAAGATCAAGGTGACCGTGCTCGGGCAGCGGGAACTGTTGCCGGAGAGGGTCATCCGCTCCATCGAGGTGGCCGAGGAGAGGACCAAGAACTATGACCATTATTATTATAACATCGCCCTGGCCTACGGCAGCCGTCAAGAGATGATCTCGGCCATACGCCGAATAGCCACAAAGGTGAAGGAGGGGGAACTGGAGGTGGATGACATCAACGAACAGATGTTCTCCAGTTTCCTCTACACCGCCGATTTCCCAGATCCCGATCTGGTGCTGCGTACGTCCGGAGAGGAACGGGTCTCGAATTTCCTGCTCTGGCAACTGGCATACTCAGAGCTTTACTTTACGGACGTTTTCTGGCCCGGTTTCCGCAAGGTCGATTTTCTGCGGGCAATCCGCACTTTCCAGGCCAGGAAGAGGCGCTTCGGGAAGTGA
- a CDS encoding RNA 2'-phosphotransferase, which yields MLRECGEHGYYRGETCPICGEPGKFLMSEQELEQLGRTLAGVLRHFPERFGLDMDEQGFVNLRDFISAMRDSNRRYHWLRPHHVVAIIETDPKGRYQISNDLMRATYGHSLELDLKLPTDNIPEFLYYPATPEEADIILETGLRPSDRKMVHLSKTYQDAFNAGRVRVEAPIILEIDATAAIEAGNVISQAGKTVFLTQEIPPEFLSKKEEEESL from the coding sequence ATGTTAAGGGAATGCGGCGAGCACGGTTATTATCGCGGGGAGACCTGTCCCATCTGCGGAGAGCCGGGTAAGTTCTTGATGAGCGAGCAGGAGCTCGAGCAATTGGGACGGACACTGGCCGGTGTGCTGCGCCATTTCCCGGAGCGGTTCGGCCTGGATATGGACGAGCAGGGATTCGTGAACCTGCGCGATTTCATCAGCGCCATGCGCGACAGCAACCGCAGGTATCACTGGCTCAGACCCCATCACGTTGTGGCCATAATCGAGACCGACCCCAAAGGCCGTTACCAGATTAGCAACGACCTCATGCGCGCCACTTACGGTCACTCCCTGGAACTGGACCTTAAGCTTCCCACGGACAACATCCCGGAATTCCTGTACTACCCCGCCACTCCTGAGGAGGCGGACATCATCTTGGAAACGGGCCTGCGGCCCTCGGACCGCAAGATGGTGCATTTGTCCAAGACATACCAGGATGCATTTAATGCGGGCAGGGTAAGGGTGGAGGCCCCGATCATATTGGAGATCGATGCTACGGCGGCCATCGAGGCCGGCAATGTGATATCCCAGGCCGGGAAGACCGTGTTCCTGACCCAGGAGATACCACCGGAGTTCCTTTCTAAGAAGGAAGAGGAAGAGAGCCTTTAG